In Pseudomonas saponiphila, the genomic stretch GGCACCACCAGCACTCCGCGTTCGCCCCGGGCCGCCAGGGTGCCCAGGTGCACCCCGAAGTCTTCACGGGGGCTGGGCTGGGTGCCGTACAGGCCATCGTCGATCGGAAAGGGCAGCGCCACATGGGACAGGGAAAACACCCCAGGCGGGTAGGCCAGCTCCAGGGGGCGCCGGCTGCTCTCCAGGCTCAGGGCGAGCTGGCTGAGCTCCTGCAGCTTGGCATTGCCCGAGCCCTCGTTGCTGAGGATCCGCGTCGTGTAGTTGCGTGGCGCCGGTGGCAGCAGGTTGGCCAGGGAGGTGACGCTGGCCGTATCCAGCAGCCCCTCGAAGTCGCGGTCGCGGTTGAGGTCGAAGATCACCAGCTCGCTACCGTTGGCCGGCAGTTGCCGATACAGGCCGTTGACCACCGCCGGGGTACTGACCGTGGCATCGGTCAGCGACTGGAAGCCGAGGATCGGCGGCAGCCGGGCCAGGCGTGGATCGTCTGTCAGAACCTGCAACTGCTGTTGCAGGGCATCGGTCAGCAGCCATGACTGGCGCGCGGCATTGGCCGGAAACGAGTTGTACTTGAACGGGTTGTATTCGGGCCGCAGGTTGAGCCACGCCGCCTTGCTGAAGGCCGGAAGCACCGCAGGCAGGGCGGCCAGCCCGGCAAACCGCGCGGACGCGGCGACGCCGATCATCGGTGAAATCAGCACCAGGCGCTGGGCCTGGGGCAATTGCGGGTCGTTCAAGGCATCCAGGGCGTACTTGACCGCCAGCGCGCCACCGTTGGAATAGCCCACCAGATGCAGTGGCGCCGGCGCCGGCACCTCGGCCCGGGCGGTACGCAGGGCCAGCCG encodes the following:
- a CDS encoding alpha/beta hydrolase translates to MIAPVLARLLKRGALIVGVAGLTLLAWRAYDSERGPALQPWHLRVPHELSIEQIDRADWATWLQAEGRVFAEVEREVSDTLDPSQVPPFNRYRKDSRVYPPHFATDWNRSYLLRPAGKPRGVVVLLHGLTDSPYSLRHVAQRYVEHGYLAIGLRLPGHGTVPAGLTDARWQDWLAATRLALRTARAEVPAPAPLHLVGYSNGGALAVKYALDALNDPQLPQAQRLVLISPMIGVAASARFAGLAALPAVLPAFSKAAWLNLRPEYNPFKYNSFPANAARQSWLLTDALQQQLQVLTDDPRLARLPPILGFQSLTDATVSTPAVVNGLYRQLPANGSELVIFDLNRDRDFEGLLDTASVTSLANLLPPAPRNYTTRILSNEGSGNAKLQELSQLALSLESSRRPLELAYPPGVFSLSHVALPFPIDDGLYGTQPSPREDFGVHLGTLAARGERGVLVVPMDELMRLTANPFYPYLIQRIEAQIDKATVE